A region of the Clostridium estertheticum subsp. estertheticum genome:
TTGTAAAAACCTAAGCATAGCAATCCTAAAATTATAATTTGAAATATCCAGGTTCTTTTTCTAATAAAACCAATTTGTGATAAAATAAATTGCTTATTGCTTGCTCTAAATTTCGGTATACTTAAAGAATTTTCATGAATAAACTCAATTACCCTCATAGGTGCATCATTGTCATGACTAGGTACATCATAATTATTTAACATGTCCTTTATTTCTCTTTCTTTCTTATTCATATTTGTCCTCCTTCCATATTTTCACTAATTAATTTCATTGCTTTTTTTAACCTATATTTGGTTATAGAAATACCTGAATTCATAATTTTAGCAATATCTCTAATCTTTAAATCGTGATAGAACCTTAAAATTATTATTTCATGTTCCTCCGTGGAAAGCTTGTCCAAAACTTCATTAATCATTACCTTATTTTCTAAATTAGAAATTTCTTCTTCAGAAGAACCCTCTTCTACTTCTTTTAAAATATAATGGGATTCTTTCTTGTAAAAGTCTTTGCATATGTTTCCTGCAATTACATAAAGATAATTTTCAAATTTTCCATAATGATTGTAGTTTCCAATGCTTTTTATTACTTTCATGAATACTTCTTGTGTTAAATCTTGTGCAGTCTGCTTATTATCTACATGCCGATAACAATAGTAGTATACTTTTTCATAATACTTTTTTACTAAATCATCAAATAAATGCATTTTCCCGTTTTTAATCTCTGATATTAACTTAGTATCGTCCACTATTATCACCTCCAAAACGTTTCATACACTATAACGATTGTAACTATAAAAAAGTCAGTTTGGTAAAAATATTTTCTAAAATTAATTATTTTAAACAAAAAGAAGTAGGAATACATTAAAATTCCTACTTCTTTTGTTATCTTATTTTACCAATTAGTCTTAACATAATGGTGATTTCAATAGTATAATTTTAAATTAGAACTATTATTAACATACCAAATAACACATAAAATATATACTTTCATAAATCTATGGAACAAGAATTATTAATGCTAATACCATTTTTCTTTGTCTTATCACATATCATAAAGACCTCTTATTTATGTATAGAGAAAACAAATTCTCTCTATACTATATTATAATTTATTATATGTTACAATTATATGTATAATAGAGCAATTTTAGAAAATTTATTTGAGCGATTTAGAAGGAGAGTTTATATGTTTAAGAAGAAACTACTAATATTATTTTATGTTTTGATAGCAGTACTAATGTTTCAGGTACCGGTACTTGCAGCAGAAGACCAATTACCAGACAAACCAACTAATAATATCTATGTTCAAGATAATGCTAAAATATTAAATGCAAGTGAAATTCAAAAGTTAGTAGCAAAAAGTACAAGTTTAAACAGCCAAAAGGGAATACAACTTGCAATACTGACTGTAGATGTAATTCCTAATGGCTACGACTTAGAA
Encoded here:
- a CDS encoding RNA polymerase sigma factor; this encodes MDDTKLISEIKNGKMHLFDDLVKKYYEKVYYYCYRHVDNKQTAQDLTQEVFMKVIKSIGNYNHYGKFENYLYVIAGNICKDFYKKESHYILKEVEEGSSEEEISNLENKVMINEVLDKLSTEEHEIIILRFYHDLKIRDIAKIMNSGISITKYRLKKAMKLISENMEGGQI